A part of bacterium genomic DNA contains:
- a CDS encoding O-antigen ligase family protein: MMETSASLRVVTTEGRSSEARRGWVRYTRFAAVVTLFGYSLGYSTVGFGLLFVGALWRMAMRRGFPWARTSLDLPLAVFGAVLLASAAASPYHRLALGVTLMLIISGAVYYGMFAWLLQADPASRRILLRSWAAGAVVAAAVGLAYSAANYVHVASSDQLAHARAAIPRGVGPNGLGTTLLLGSILALGVALRTRGWERGGWTAGGLLVLVGLVATGSRASLGGWIIGIGYLLYRELRTRPRALAAIAVLGVLLVAVVVAATPQLANRLQTTVTDVNGNRVQIWRTSVRMIEERPLLGTGFGTFQTAYDRYRSVAMSPEPFAFNLWLNLAVETGILGLAGTLWVAVAAVLTWRRRRPADDATDFGRSVLAALWLGLLVDQFADNTLFSISTSAALWLLLALVAVPGRPPAAAGSGTGRTDVRGPETVS; encoded by the coding sequence ATGATGGAGACGTCCGCCTCCCTCAGGGTGGTCACCACGGAGGGACGGTCATCGGAGGCGCGTCGAGGATGGGTTCGGTACACGCGCTTCGCCGCCGTCGTCACCCTTTTCGGCTATTCGCTCGGATATTCGACCGTCGGCTTTGGGTTGCTGTTCGTGGGCGCCCTGTGGCGCATGGCGATGCGGCGCGGGTTCCCGTGGGCCCGGACGTCCCTCGATCTCCCGCTGGCGGTGTTCGGCGCCGTGCTCCTCGCCTCCGCCGCGGCGTCACCGTATCACCGGCTGGCGCTCGGAGTGACGCTGATGTTGATCATTTCGGGCGCAGTCTACTATGGGATGTTTGCTTGGCTTCTCCAAGCTGACCCCGCATCCAGGCGGATCCTTCTGCGGAGCTGGGCTGCTGGGGCGGTGGTGGCCGCGGCCGTCGGGCTCGCGTACAGTGCCGCGAACTACGTACACGTTGCCTCTTCTGACCAGTTGGCGCATGCCCGAGCAGCGATTCCGCGTGGCGTGGGACCGAACGGGCTGGGGACGACGCTGCTCCTCGGCAGTATCCTGGCGCTCGGCGTCGCGCTTCGTACCCGCGGCTGGGAGCGCGGCGGATGGACGGCCGGGGGTCTGCTCGTCCTCGTGGGCCTCGTCGCCACCGGCTCGCGCGCGTCACTGGGCGGATGGATCATCGGCATCGGATACTTGCTCTACCGCGAGTTGCGCACACGTCCGCGAGCGCTGGCCGCCATAGCAGTGCTGGGTGTGCTGCTGGTGGCGGTGGTCGTGGCCGCGACGCCGCAGCTGGCCAACCGGCTGCAAACCACCGTGACCGACGTGAACGGCAACCGCGTGCAGATCTGGCGTACATCGGTAAGGATGATCGAAGAACGTCCGCTGCTCGGCACGGGATTCGGGACATTTCAGACGGCGTACGACCGGTACCGGAGCGTCGCGATGAGTCCGGAGCCCTTCGCCTTCAACTTATGGCTCAACCTGGCGGTTGAGACGGGCATCCTCGGACTCGCCGGCACCCTCTGGGTGGCGGTTGCCGCCGTCTTGACGTGGCGGCGGCGCCGACCGGCGGATGACGCGACGGATTTTGGCCGGTCGGTCCTCGCCGCGTTGTGGCTGGGTTTGCTCGTCGATCAGTTCGCCGACAACACGCTGTTTTCGATAAGCACGAGCGCGGCGCTGTGGCTCCTGCTCGCGCTCGTCGCCGTGCCGGGACGGCCGCCTGCGGCCGCCGGCTCAGGCACGGGCAGGACCGATGTGCGCGGTCCTGAAACCGTCTCGTGA
- a CDS encoding LptA/OstA family protein, protein MVRSRGTRAVAAIAAAIVVIMSLAWPASAQTVTTPDKGPVALTADHIEYDTQTGNVVADGHVVATRGDTRITADHLTGNLKSGDVQATGHVVLTQPNRTASGEYLKYNYRTRAGEMSKAVAKYAPWTVTGQTITTASGRAAALAASATPCDPAHPAFQVRAKRVVIVPDDYLTAYDAVLYVYGVPVFYVPSYTASLKKGRNVSSGPTLGYDNFNGLWAEYSQYIPLGSWESQIRVLYGTRSGISGEAIFDRRFSDYLLLFHFGRTITFDQSGSEFNIDQDTVEADIWTHHLTGFPLAYSFGVQAGNFGESQTSVSAFRTDGLLTLTTDSISLNKSLTVSAGGYYRYDSYSTGNVRNITAASAALTQIINSTSSTSLSYNYATVTGTTPFAFDAVGSDSVISLSYSYYPANFLQSGTISASYDFLGQQTTMGLSVVFAVSPTLLFGSNVSYNVTMQQFSEIDYVVNATCDCVALGVVYQTFPNSPSSNRWLVTLGLNSLPGIATTFRFGGPQ, encoded by the coding sequence GTGGTGAGGTCTCGGGGGACGCGCGCGGTCGCGGCCATCGCGGCGGCGATCGTGGTCATCATGTCTCTCGCGTGGCCCGCGTCGGCGCAAACCGTGACGACGCCGGACAAGGGCCCCGTCGCGCTCACGGCGGACCACATCGAGTACGATACGCAGACCGGCAACGTCGTCGCGGACGGCCACGTTGTGGCCACCCGGGGCGACACCAGGATTACCGCCGACCACCTCACCGGGAACTTGAAGTCGGGCGACGTCCAGGCGACGGGGCACGTCGTGCTGACACAGCCCAACCGCACGGCGTCGGGAGAATATCTCAAGTACAACTACCGGACCCGCGCGGGCGAGATGAGCAAAGCGGTCGCGAAGTACGCGCCGTGGACCGTGACGGGCCAGACGATCACGACGGCGAGCGGCCGGGCCGCGGCCCTCGCCGCGTCCGCGACCCCCTGCGACCCCGCGCACCCGGCGTTTCAGGTGAGGGCCAAGCGGGTGGTCATCGTGCCCGACGACTACCTCACGGCGTACGACGCGGTGCTGTACGTGTACGGCGTCCCCGTGTTCTACGTGCCGTCCTACACCGCGTCGCTCAAGAAAGGTCGAAACGTCTCGAGCGGCCCGACCCTCGGGTACGACAACTTCAACGGGCTGTGGGCGGAGTACAGTCAGTACATCCCGCTCGGAAGCTGGGAGAGCCAGATTCGGGTCCTGTACGGAACGCGCTCGGGGATTTCCGGGGAGGCGATCTTCGACCGCCGGTTTTCCGACTACCTGCTCCTCTTTCACTTCGGGCGTACCATCACGTTCGATCAAAGCGGCAGCGAGTTCAATATCGATCAGGACACCGTCGAGGCCGACATCTGGACGCACCATTTGACCGGGTTCCCGCTCGCGTATAGCTTCGGTGTGCAGGCCGGGAACTTCGGCGAGAGTCAGACGTCGGTGAGCGCTTTTCGGACCGACGGCCTCCTCACGCTGACGACCGATTCCATCTCCCTCAACAAGTCGCTCACCGTGTCGGCCGGCGGCTACTACCGGTACGACTCCTACAGTACCGGCAACGTCCGCAACATCACCGCGGCGTCCGCGGCCCTGACGCAGATCATCAACTCGACGAGTTCGACGTCGCTGTCGTATAACTATGCCACGGTCACCGGCACGACGCCGTTCGCGTTCGACGCCGTCGGTTCCGACAGCGTCATCTCGTTGAGCTACAGCTACTATCCGGCGAACTTTCTGCAAAGCGGCACGATCAGCGCGAGCTACGATTTTCTCGGCCAGCAGACGACGATGGGCCTAAGCGTCGTGTTCGCGGTCAGCCCGACGCTCCTGTTCGGTTCGAACGTATCGTACAACGTCACGATGCAGCAATTCAGTGAAATCGATTATGTCGTGAACGCGACGTGCGACTGCGTGGCGCTCGGCGTCGTCTACCAGACGTTCCCCAACTCCCCGTCGTCGAACCGCTGGCTGGTCACGTTGGGCCTCAACTCGTTGCCGGGTATCGCGACCACCTTCCGGTTCGGCGGACCGCAGTAG